In Lycium ferocissimum isolate CSIRO_LF1 chromosome 11, AGI_CSIRO_Lferr_CH_V1, whole genome shotgun sequence, a single genomic region encodes these proteins:
- the LOC132038095 gene encoding uncharacterized protein LOC132038095 yields MWPRPLRSNPGQRDPNVMCEYHETHGHRTEDCHQLRKDVARLLKNGYLREFPSERAKNHYKERENHKRVESVEPQHVINMIIGGTDAQRGPVMKRTKVSIVREKRTRDYTPEGSISFNEENAEGIIQPQNDALVVPPTLSDGEW; encoded by the exons ATGTGGCCAAGACCGTTGAGATCCAATCCAGGTCAAAGGGATCCAAACGTGATGTGTGAATATCATGAGACTCATGGTCATAGGACCGAGGATTGTCACCAACTAAGGAAAGATGTGGCTCGGTTGCTGAAAAATGGTTATCTTCGAGAATTCCCGAGTGAACGAGCCAAAAACCACtataaagaaagggaaaatcaCAAAAGGGTCGAGTCTGTGGAACCACAACATgtgatcaatatgataatcGGAGGAACAGATGCACAACGAGGACCCGTGATGAAAAGAACAAAGGTCTCGATTGTACGAGAAAAACGGACCCGGGATTACACGCCCGAGGGTTCAATCTCCTTCAATGAAGAGAatgcagaaggcatcattcagCCGCAAAATGATgcattg gtagttCCACCAACATTATCCGATGGAGAGTGGTAG
- the LOC132036257 gene encoding uncharacterized protein LOC132036257 yields MANISINLPKFKHTLISFNKITNLSSLSNFPHSKVDFHNQYYHQFKETNTTSYNYRLCSRRSFVEDEDEDELNSENYSFQEAVALFNSRDYYRCHDVLEALWNRSQEPNRTLLHGILQCAVGFHHLFNQNHKGAMMELGEGLCKLRKFNFENGPFYEFEKEISEVLDFIYRTQLELAACGDDICVTMDQSERSYQLLGGFGAGQLLYSLASYQDDNYLVFTSGKYHGNVEQLRIKLPTIDASEENLKELEYI; encoded by the exons ATGGCTAACATTTCCATCAACCTCCCAAAATTCAAGCACACTCTAATATCCTTCAATAAAATCACTAACTTATCTTCACTCTCTAATTTTCCACACTCAAAAGTTGATTTCCATAACCAATATTATCATCAATTCAAGGAGACCAACACCACATCGTATAATTACCGTCTTTGTTCTCGAAGAAGTTTTGTGGAAGACGAAGATGAAGACGAACTAAACTCAGAAAATTATAGTTTCCAAGAAGCTGTGGCACTTTTTAATAGCAGAGATTATTACAG ATGTCATGACGTTCTTGAAGCTCTTTGGAACCGATCCCAAGAACCGAATCGAACTCTACTTCATGGAATTCTTCAATGTGCAGTAGGATTCCATCACCTCTTCAACCAAAATCACAAAGGAGCAATGATGGAATTGGGAGAAGGGCTATGCAAGCTTAGAAAATTTAACTTTGAAAATGGAccattttatgagtttgaaaaagaaatttcaGAAGTTTTGGATTTCATATATAGAACACAGCTAGAACTTGCTGCTTGTGGTGATGATATTTGTGTAACTATGGATCAATCTGAAAGATCATATCAACTTCTTGGTGGCTTTGGAGCAGGACAACTACTTTATAGTTTGGCTAGTTACCAAGATGACAATTACCTTGTTTTCACTTCCGGAAAATATCATGGCAATGTAGAACAACTTAGGATAAAACTTCCAACGATTGATGCTTCTGAAGAAAATCTTAAGGAGTTGGAGTATATTTAA